A genomic stretch from Schaalia odontolytica includes:
- a CDS encoding shikimate dehydrogenase codes for MTWAAVIGSPIRHSLSPVIHRAAWVQLGIDGWEYRRLERDGDSLPGLIAGLGDDCAGLSVTMPCKQAIMALLDVIDPLASAVGAVNTVVPSSGVLAGFNTDVTGISSAVRRACSMANVPLPRSALVLGARATASSALAGLGELGITASTVAARRFGGPGSVVAAASRLGVSIEQVLWSDIEAVDRAAHGVDLIISTLPASAADPLAERLNVREGQILLDVVYAPRQTALRSTFEKAGGIVAEGTDMLVYQAAAQVQLMTGRSPDTGVMRDALEEELERRSRVGLVP; via the coding sequence ATGACCTGGGCCGCTGTCATTGGATCGCCGATTCGGCACTCACTGTCACCCGTGATCCATCGGGCGGCATGGGTCCAGCTCGGCATTGACGGGTGGGAATACCGCAGGCTCGAACGCGACGGAGACTCGTTGCCGGGTCTCATCGCCGGCCTTGGTGACGACTGTGCCGGTTTGTCTGTCACGATGCCCTGCAAGCAGGCGATCATGGCGCTGCTGGACGTCATCGATCCTCTGGCCAGTGCAGTTGGTGCGGTGAACACAGTCGTTCCGTCCTCCGGCGTCCTCGCGGGCTTTAACACGGACGTGACCGGTATTTCTTCGGCTGTGCGGCGTGCCTGCTCGATGGCGAATGTGCCGCTGCCGCGCAGTGCCCTCGTGCTCGGCGCGCGTGCCACGGCCTCGTCGGCTCTGGCCGGCCTCGGCGAACTTGGAATCACCGCGTCGACGGTGGCGGCGCGCCGCTTTGGTGGCCCCGGTTCGGTTGTGGCAGCGGCTTCGCGGCTCGGAGTCAGCATCGAACAGGTTCTGTGGTCGGACATCGAGGCTGTGGACCGCGCCGCCCACGGCGTCGACCTCATCATTTCCACACTTCCTGCCTCAGCCGCCGATCCTCTTGCCGAGCGCTTGAACGTTCGCGAGGGACAGATCCTTTTGGATGTCGTGTACGCTCCGCGTCAAACAGCGTTGCGCAGCACGTTTGAGAAAGCCGGGGGCATCGTCGCCGAGGGCACAGACATGCTTGTCTACCAGGCCGCCGCCCAGGTGCAGCTCATGACGGGGCGGAGCCCCGACACCGGTGTTATGCGCGATGCCCTTGAGGAAGAACTGGAAAGGCGCTCACGGGTAGGATTGGTGCCGTGA
- a CDS encoding chorismate-binding protein encodes MSLDWGQTWPPRDVFVNLAQNRRVIPVVRRVLADELSAVGVYRQLAHGNYGSFILESAEHGGSWGRWSFVGASSAGAIVARDGRARWIGSYPEGALQEGTFLEVVHSALEELSAPAIEGMPPLTGALVGSLGWGIIPEWEPTLAATAPKESDIPDATLVLATEVAALDHATGSVYLMAIAWNLNGSAEGIDGAYDRAIERLDAMTAQLATPIAPAVLGSSGATPPVVRERTSRADFESSVNAAKRSIEDGDVFQIVLSQRLDVSTSASGIDVYRVLRTVNPSPYMYFLDLPDDKGGHFEVVGSSPETLVKAQGRRVWTYPIAGSRPRGADSAQDHRLAAELLEDPKELSEHVMLVDLARNDLSKVCDPASVEVSTLMELKRFSHIQHISSTVTGVLRPDADALDALVATFPAGTLSGAPKPRAIQLIDNFEPAARGVYGGVVGYFDLSGDADLAIAIRTASLKDGLASVQAGAGLVADSVPTLEYEESRNKAAAAVESVVRASTLVPLS; translated from the coding sequence GTGAGTCTCGATTGGGGCCAGACCTGGCCTCCTCGCGACGTTTTTGTCAATCTTGCGCAGAATCGACGCGTGATTCCCGTCGTCCGGCGCGTGCTTGCCGACGAACTCAGCGCAGTGGGTGTCTATCGACAGCTCGCGCACGGCAACTATGGCAGTTTCATCTTGGAATCGGCGGAGCACGGAGGTTCCTGGGGGCGCTGGTCGTTCGTGGGCGCGTCGAGCGCGGGCGCTATCGTCGCCCGGGACGGTCGCGCACGGTGGATCGGATCGTATCCTGAAGGCGCATTGCAGGAGGGGACGTTCCTGGAGGTTGTTCACTCAGCGCTCGAGGAGCTTTCCGCACCGGCTATCGAGGGTATGCCGCCGCTGACCGGAGCGCTCGTTGGCTCGCTGGGATGGGGGATCATTCCCGAGTGGGAGCCGACGCTCGCCGCGACCGCCCCGAAGGAATCGGACATACCCGATGCGACGCTTGTGTTGGCTACGGAGGTCGCCGCGCTCGACCATGCCACCGGCTCGGTGTATCTCATGGCGATCGCATGGAACCTGAACGGCTCCGCGGAAGGAATCGACGGAGCCTATGACCGTGCGATTGAGCGCCTCGATGCGATGACGGCGCAGCTTGCGACCCCGATTGCTCCGGCGGTGCTGGGCAGTAGTGGCGCGACCCCCCCGGTGGTTCGCGAGCGTACTTCTCGCGCTGACTTCGAGTCCTCCGTGAATGCCGCCAAGCGCTCGATCGAAGACGGTGACGTATTCCAGATCGTGCTGTCGCAGCGTCTCGACGTGTCGACGTCGGCCAGCGGGATCGATGTCTACCGCGTGCTGCGTACGGTCAACCCCTCGCCGTACATGTACTTCCTTGATCTGCCCGACGACAAGGGCGGTCACTTCGAGGTCGTGGGTTCTTCTCCCGAGACTCTCGTGAAGGCGCAGGGGCGGCGTGTGTGGACCTACCCGATTGCCGGCTCGCGTCCGCGCGGCGCGGATTCGGCGCAGGATCATCGACTGGCAGCGGAGTTGCTTGAGGATCCGAAGGAACTGTCCGAACACGTGATGCTCGTCGACCTGGCCCGGAACGATCTGTCGAAGGTGTGCGACCCGGCGTCGGTCGAGGTTTCGACGCTGATGGAGCTCAAGCGGTTCTCTCATATTCAGCATATTTCGTCGACGGTCACCGGTGTGCTGCGCCCTGACGCCGACGCTCTTGACGCCCTGGTGGCGACCTTCCCTGCGGGTACCCTCTCGGGTGCTCCCAAGCCTCGCGCAATCCAGCTGATTGACAACTTTGAGCCGGCTGCCCGTGGCGTGTACGGCGGCGTCGTGGGCTACTTCGATCTGTCGGGCGATGCGGATCTGGCGATCGCTATTCGCACGGCCTCTCTCAAGGACGGCCTGGCCTCGGTCCAGGCGGGCGCGGGACTCGTCGCGGATTCGGTTCCCACCCTCGAATACGAGGAGTCGCGAAACAAGGCCGCGGCGGCGGTCGAGTCAGTCGTGCGTGCCTCGACTCTCGTGCCCCTGTCTTAA
- a CDS encoding prepilin peptidase, with protein sequence MIVGWLPPRISADLSLVSGFLTWIIVLAWLWRSGWKIQRRYFIEATRTPLTRNAIVWSAAIVGALFFVAAQMRPGMPAVMSVAMIGALSAYVDGHTHRLPNAYTAAMAVGVAVGVGVGVIISPMWQQRLIGCIVGALVWTIPIALLNRLPGGMGGGDVKLAPVLGAMAGSVALHAAFFSLAMSFVLAGLAALWKVVIGSAGTKSRVPMGPWMIGSALVAAIAWGVVPDWL encoded by the coding sequence GTGATCGTCGGATGGCTCCCTCCGCGAATCAGCGCGGACCTCTCTCTCGTGTCGGGTTTCCTCACGTGGATTATCGTGCTCGCGTGGCTGTGGCGGTCGGGCTGGAAGATTCAGCGCAGGTATTTCATTGAAGCCACCCGAACGCCATTGACGCGTAATGCGATCGTCTGGAGTGCGGCGATCGTCGGCGCACTCTTTTTCGTCGCGGCCCAGATGCGCCCCGGTATGCCAGCAGTGATGTCCGTTGCGATGATCGGTGCGCTTAGTGCCTACGTCGATGGACATACTCATCGTCTGCCGAACGCCTACACAGCGGCGATGGCGGTCGGTGTCGCGGTGGGCGTCGGCGTTGGCGTGATCATTTCTCCGATGTGGCAGCAGCGTCTCATTGGGTGCATCGTCGGTGCTCTGGTCTGGACAATCCCCATCGCGCTGCTGAACCGTTTGCCGGGTGGCATGGGCGGGGGAGATGTGAAGCTCGCACCCGTGCTGGGTGCGATGGCAGGTTCTGTCGCCCTGCACGCGGCCTTTTTTTCTCTCGCCATGTCGTTCGTGCTCGCCGGGCTTGCGGCTCTCTGGAAGGTCGTTATCGGGTCGGCTGGTACGAAGTCACGAGTGCCGATGGGGCCGTGGATGATCGGATCGGCGCTCGTTGCTGCGATTGCCTGGGGAGTCGTTCCCGACTGGCTGTAG
- the trpC gene encoding indole-3-glycerol phosphate synthase TrpC, translating to MSVLDDIIAGVREDLKEREDRVPLARIKELAAQVPEAKDALSALRNRDGAVKIISEVKRSSPSKGALASIPDPAALASTYEAGGASVVSVLTEQRRFNGSLADLDAVRAVVDIPILRKDFIVTPYQIHEARAHGADLVLLIVAALEQNALISLLERTRSLGMEALVETHSRLEALRAMEAGASIIGVNARNLKTLEVDRSTVEQVIDVIPQDVVAVAESGVANAHDVFEYAKWGADAVLVGEALVTSGDPHASIQDMVSAGQHPALRTDRKARVAAARQEGQ from the coding sequence GTGAGCGTTCTCGATGACATTATCGCCGGGGTCCGCGAAGACCTGAAAGAGCGTGAAGACCGCGTCCCTTTGGCTCGGATCAAGGAGCTGGCGGCTCAGGTCCCGGAGGCGAAGGATGCGCTCAGCGCCCTGCGCAACCGTGACGGTGCGGTCAAGATCATTTCCGAGGTGAAGCGTTCTTCACCGTCCAAGGGTGCACTCGCATCCATTCCAGATCCCGCCGCCCTGGCTTCGACGTACGAGGCCGGGGGAGCGTCTGTTGTTTCGGTGCTCACCGAGCAGCGTCGTTTCAACGGTTCGCTCGCAGACCTTGATGCGGTGCGCGCGGTCGTCGATATTCCGATCCTGCGCAAGGATTTCATCGTTACGCCGTATCAGATTCACGAGGCGCGTGCTCACGGCGCTGACCTCGTGTTGCTGATCGTCGCGGCCCTGGAACAAAACGCGCTGATATCACTGCTGGAGCGTACCCGCTCCCTGGGCATGGAGGCCTTGGTAGAGACGCACTCCCGGCTTGAGGCGTTGCGCGCGATGGAGGCCGGTGCCTCGATCATCGGCGTGAATGCCCGCAATCTGAAGACTCTGGAAGTGGACCGCTCGACCGTCGAGCAGGTCATCGACGTGATCCCCCAGGATGTTGTCGCGGTCGCCGAGTCCGGCGTCGCCAATGCCCATGACGTTTTTGAGTATGCCAAGTGGGGTGCGGATGCGGTTCTCGTCGGCGAGGCTCTCGTGACGTCGGGCGATCCACACGCGAGCATCCAGGACATGGTGAGCGCAGGCCAGCATCCCGCGCTGCGTACGGATCGCAAGGCTCGCGTCGCGGCGGCGCGTCAGGAAGGACAATGA
- the mltG gene encoding endolytic transglycosylase MltG: MSTPPPYPFRSRREIHSGEPKVYSDAPQENASAAADDPTPTPVQGTPAAGTASADDAAAPARRKSVRQRSASLPSFDEVTDTGGTLRVSASDTLGRGGTQGGDTLSETTGMRSRRLDRERRAARKRKRRRRVRSFFIIVLVLGLLAGASYVAYDQLVNTSTTASDDYPGPGVDSVEVTIDEEASGRAIGQTLVDAGVVKSVGAFVRQFEKTSASMSIRPGTYRLKLQMSAAGALAALLDETNRVDSTVTIRSGQKLSEVKQRIVDIMGVSEEDVDAAFADTEAIGLPSEAGGNAEGWLLPGSYEAGETDTPTTLIARMVQGTIDELDRLGVAPADRETVLIKASIVDGEMNIDKYMPMVARVIENRLADTNGETKGMLGMDSTVLYGVGKTSGLPDQADLDNDNPYNTRLHAGLPPTPIGQPSEKAIKAVLNPAEGTWLYFVTVNLETGETLFASTLEEQEKNREQLNAYCTAHPGDCQAS, encoded by the coding sequence GTGAGTACGCCTCCCCCTTACCCCTTCCGTTCTCGCCGTGAGATTCACTCTGGCGAGCCAAAGGTCTACTCGGACGCGCCGCAAGAGAATGCCAGCGCCGCTGCCGACGACCCCACACCCACTCCGGTGCAGGGCACACCTGCGGCTGGCACGGCTTCTGCAGACGATGCCGCAGCGCCTGCGCGTCGTAAGAGCGTGCGCCAGCGATCGGCATCCCTCCCTTCGTTTGATGAGGTGACCGACACCGGTGGGACGCTGCGCGTGTCTGCGTCGGACACTCTCGGTCGCGGGGGCACCCAGGGAGGCGACACGCTGTCTGAAACCACCGGAATGCGGTCTCGTCGACTCGATCGCGAGAGGCGCGCCGCCCGCAAGCGCAAGCGCCGCCGCCGCGTGCGTTCGTTCTTCATCATCGTTCTCGTGCTCGGTTTGCTCGCGGGTGCCAGCTACGTCGCATACGACCAGCTCGTCAATACGTCGACGACCGCATCGGACGACTATCCGGGACCCGGCGTCGACTCGGTCGAAGTAACGATCGATGAGGAGGCGTCTGGTCGAGCGATCGGACAGACACTCGTGGACGCGGGCGTCGTGAAGTCCGTCGGAGCGTTCGTGCGCCAATTCGAGAAGACCTCGGCGTCCATGTCTATCCGCCCGGGCACGTACCGATTGAAGTTGCAGATGAGCGCCGCAGGAGCGCTCGCCGCGCTATTGGATGAGACGAACCGCGTTGACTCGACCGTGACGATCCGCTCCGGCCAGAAGCTCTCGGAGGTGAAGCAGCGTATCGTCGACATCATGGGTGTTTCCGAGGAGGACGTTGATGCGGCCTTCGCGGACACCGAGGCCATCGGCCTTCCGTCCGAGGCCGGCGGTAACGCCGAGGGCTGGCTTTTGCCCGGATCCTACGAAGCCGGTGAAACAGACACGCCCACGACCCTGATCGCACGTATGGTCCAGGGCACGATTGACGAACTGGATCGGCTAGGAGTCGCACCCGCGGACCGTGAGACCGTGCTGATCAAGGCATCGATCGTCGATGGTGAAATGAACATCGACAAGTACATGCCGATGGTCGCTCGTGTGATCGAGAATCGCCTTGCTGACACCAACGGCGAGACGAAGGGCATGCTCGGCATGGACTCGACGGTACTCTACGGCGTCGGTAAGACGAGCGGCCTGCCCGACCAGGCGGACCTCGACAACGACAACCCGTACAACACCCGCCTCCACGCTGGCCTTCCGCCTACGCCGATCGGTCAGCCCAGTGAGAAGGCCATTAAAGCCGTTCTCAACCCGGCGGAGGGAACCTGGCTGTACTTTGTCACGGTCAATCTGGAGACGGGTGAAACGCTGTTCGCCTCTACGCTCGAGGAGCAGGAGAAGAACCGCGAACAGTTGAATGCGTACTGTACCGCCCACCCGGGCGACTGCCAAGCGTCATGA